A DNA window from Helianthus annuus cultivar XRQ/B chromosome 15, HanXRQr2.0-SUNRISE, whole genome shotgun sequence contains the following coding sequences:
- the LOC110914821 gene encoding uncharacterized protein LOC110914821 isoform X2: MNPFSRCGRRPLLLPRFGGIEKVPTYLNRELTERKHEIIPLDRHWRINMPDAFFIRQSWKQCTCSWGFSRPMGVRTGAFFRESELVKEGIGISSTRKL; this comes from the exons ATGAATCCTTTTTCTCGCTGTGGTCGTCGTCCACTGCTTCTGCCCAG GTTTGGTGGGATTGAAAAAGTCCCAACATACTTGAATCGTGAACTGACTGAAAGGAAGCATGAAATTATACCTCTTGACAG GCATTGGAGAATTAACATGCCTGATGCATTCTTTATCCGACAATCAT GGAAACAATGTACATGCTCTTGGGGATTCAGCCGACCCATGGGGGTAAGGACAG GTGCTTTTTTTAGGGAATCGGAATTAGTGAAAGAAGGAATTGGAATTAGTTCCACTAGAAAATTATGA
- the LOC110914821 gene encoding uncharacterized protein LOC110914821 isoform X1: MNPFSRCGRRPLLLPRFGGIEKVPTYLNRELTERKHEIIPLDRVIFLSLCFGFDRHWRINMPDAFFIRQSWKQCTCSWGFSRPMGVRTGAFFRESELVKEGIGISSTRKL; the protein is encoded by the exons ATGAATCCTTTTTCTCGCTGTGGTCGTCGTCCACTGCTTCTGCCCAG GTTTGGTGGGATTGAAAAAGTCCCAACATACTTGAATCGTGAACTGACTGAAAGGAAGCATGAAATTATACCTCTTGACAG GGTTATTTTTTTGTCTCTGTGTTTCGGCTTTGATAGGCATTGGAGAATTAACATGCCTGATGCATTCTTTATCCGACAATCAT GGAAACAATGTACATGCTCTTGGGGATTCAGCCGACCCATGGGGGTAAGGACAG GTGCTTTTTTTAGGGAATCGGAATTAGTGAAAGAAGGAATTGGAATTAGTTCCACTAGAAAATTATGA
- the LOC110914821 gene encoding uncharacterized protein LOC110914821 isoform X3 gives MNPFSRCGRRPLLLPRFGGIEKVPTYLNRELTERKHEIIPLDRVIFLSLCFGFDRHWRINMPDAFFIRQSWKQCTCSWGFSRPMGVLFLGNRN, from the exons ATGAATCCTTTTTCTCGCTGTGGTCGTCGTCCACTGCTTCTGCCCAG GTTTGGTGGGATTGAAAAAGTCCCAACATACTTGAATCGTGAACTGACTGAAAGGAAGCATGAAATTATACCTCTTGACAG GGTTATTTTTTTGTCTCTGTGTTTCGGCTTTGATAGGCATTGGAGAATTAACATGCCTGATGCATTCTTTATCCGACAATCAT GGAAACAATGTACATGCTCTTGGGGATTCAGCCGACCCATGGGG GTGCTTTTTTTAGGGAATCGGAATTAG